GCCATCCCAGCCCGTTTCCAAGATGATATACCAAAACTTGTGCTAATCTTGCTTGTCTTGTCATATAGCAAAGCATGAGCACCAGTCACTGAAGTATCCCAGTTTCCATGATAATTAAAGCACATAGGACTCACAAAATCAGCAAAGGTATTAAGAGCAGCAACCGGGTATGTTGTACCCTGATGGtcgaagaaaaaagaaggagcAAAATAAACAGCTGCAGACAAAAGAATTTGAGGTTCCCCGGATGTTTGTGACTCGGTTTCAATGGCTCCACGCCACTCTTTTAAGAGCAGTGCAAGGTTGGACATGTCTTCCGGGGTATTAGGGAATTCCCAGTTGAGGTCTAGGCCATCTAAACCATACTTCCGAGCCACATCAATAGTAGATTTAATAAAGACAGCACGAGAAGCAGTGTTGCTTGCCATGTTAGAGAAGGTATCGGGGTTTGAATTTGCTCCTCCAATGGATATGAATGCTTTTGCTGGTTGCTTTTGGGCATGAATGGTATCTGTGAAATCCTTCATCAATTGATCATCAGTTAGCGTGATCAACAACTGATTAGAAGTAGGGTCTATGACAAGGAACGAATAGAAGATATGAGTAAAATAGGTGGGGATTTTCGAGGGAGGGAACTTGTCAGCCAGCCAGGAAAGCCAGTAGCCACCTTTGATGCCACGAGAGGTAGGTTCGGGAACCACTGAgggtggaggaggtggagatATGATTACAGATGGTGGTGGGGGAGGCGATGGAATCAGGAACGGCGGTGGTGGTAGGGGACCAGGAACCACtgctggtggtggaggtggaggtatGATTTCAGATGGTGGTGGGGGAGGCGATGGAAACAGGAAcggcggtggtggtggaggaccGGGAACCACTAAtggtggaggaggtggagatATGATTTCAGATGGTGGTGGGGGAGTTGATGGAAACGGGAAcggcagtggtggtggtggacacATTGATGGCGCAGGAGGGAGTGTCAATGGAACTGGgggaggtggaggtggtggtggtggtgggttaGCCGTATTGTTACAGTTACAAGTAGCAGTAATAGTTTCTGAAGTCACTGTGCTTGTAGTCTTTGAAGTCAATGTGCTTGCAATGAAGATTATGGCCCAACAGAGTGGCGCCATTGTTCGATGAGCCATTTTGGTGATGTGGTGAGGaattttggtttgtttgtttccATCTGGTCGTATGCTTATAAATAGGGAGGCCAATGGCATTACAGGCTACGGTTTTATCGAAGCTTTTTGGCTGATCATGCTTTATGCTTGGAGGGTTGCCTTCGGCTTCACATTATCAATAAGAATATCTAGCCTATACTACTTAGTTTGACATAGATTTTGTCAAATGGATTAAGACAAGCCTGAAAGCACGAGACTGCTACAATTCCTGCCCTCAAAATTTACATTAGGCCTAAAGTATGTTGGTTCTTGATCAAATCTTAAACTTCTTTTTGCCCACTTCAGGAAATGTTTTGTTCATCTCTCTAAGCTATAACACCGAACCTAACAGTGGAGCGAGTTTAGTCGTATTATGTCTCCTAAAGATGCTGAAAAACAATAGGTTTTGAGGGATTCAAATGAATAAACTAATTAATCTACACGTTAATTCCTCGGATTCTTCTTCGTCTACAAgaaattaatttgatataaacTAAAATTCTGCAGCGTGAACAACAAATGCTTACCAACAATGAAAGCTACTCAATCTTATTAGACAATGACCATAGATGTGTAAAGCATGATGAAGATCAAGTatgacaaaaaccaaaaaacacgTACTACACAGCGAGAACAACAACAGAGTCTGAGCTCCACAAAACTAGATTTCTAAACATAGAACAAGCTAAGTCAACAAGGAACAAGATGGAAAATTCCCTATAAAAATTGGTAATTTCTTGGCACAACCATCCTTTCACTTGAAAGACTACTAGTTTTTGCATATACAGAAAGCCCAATAGAATAGTTCTACATAAGCTAGCTTCACATTTTTCATAGAAACCAGTCACCTGTACTCATCAACAAACCAACAAATTTCACTAACCTTTGTTTCGACGAGGGGAATTTATCAACAGCCACGTGAGATGGGGATAAAAGACTAATTCACTGAAATGTACAATATATATGCTGGGCGGAAAATCGACTAAAAGAAGTAAGGATAGCACCTCAAGACTCTAGCAGCTGTCGGAATGATAACAGGTTCAAAGCTCCACAATTAGGGTTTCCGCAAAATCCTACACTTGAATCATTCAAACATAGTCACTGCGAATTGCAGATTTTACCACCTCATCCATCGGAAAGTCACATTGTACAATAATAAAACCCAAATtattaaatgaaaaacaacag
This genomic window from Tripterygium wilfordii isolate XIE 37 chromosome 9, ASM1340144v1, whole genome shotgun sequence contains:
- the LOC120006107 gene encoding class V chitinase CHIT5a-like: MPLASLFISIRPDGNKQTKIPHHITKMAHRTMAPLCWAIIFIASTLTSKTTSTVTSETITATCNCNNTANPPPPPPPPPPVPLTLPPAPSMCPPPPLPFPFPSTPPPPSEIISPPPPPLVVPGPPPPPPFLFPSPPPPPSEIIPPPPPPAVVPGPLPPPPFLIPSPPPPPSVIISPPPPPSVVPEPTSRGIKGGYWLSWLADKFPPSKIPTYFTHIFYSFLVIDPTSNQLLITLTDDQLMKDFTDTIHAQKQPAKAFISIGGANSNPDTFSNMASNTASRAVFIKSTIDVARKYGLDGLDLNWEFPNTPEDMSNLALLLKEWRGAIETESQTSGEPQILLSAAVYFAPSFFFDHQGTTYPVAALNTFADFVSPMCFNYHGNWDTSVTGAHALLYDKTSKISTSFGISSWKRAGMAAEKLVMGLPLYGWTWQLKDPNVNGIGALAVGVGPGDNGTMSYSEIVAFNAANNAQEVYDEDTVSTYSFSGTTWIGYDGPGSITQKTKFAQIQGLGGFFVWGLGYDDQNESLSKAAAAVWDS